One genomic region from Marinobacter szutsaonensis encodes:
- a CDS encoding molybdopterin-binding protein, with protein MKPLRNDCFALPPGVNWTPVDEALERLRSRLHPVVGLEPAVPLSQLNGRILASDVHAPRAHPPSSNSAVDGYAFAGPLTEVPRTMPLVDGRSAAGEPYMEQVPEGHAIRILTGAVMPAGTDTVVLEEDCEVIDGQLHLNGTLKAGANRRKAGEDIEARDLILTAGTRLTPTQISVLASVGIESVDAYQRLRVGVLSTGDEVKPVGSPVTDWQIYDANRPMLSALVTQLGYELVDLGHALDRAEEVKAALERGAEQCDLILTSGGVSAGDEDHVSKTLKAHGEISNWRIAIKPGRPLALAMFKGTPVVGLPGNPVAAWVCALRFGAPAMALLAGAEWFEPQGYLVPANFSKNKKPGRSEMLRARVRDGQVEVFGSEGSGRVTGLAWSEGLVDLDESARQIEPGTPVLFIPYGSFGL; from the coding sequence ATGAAACCGCTTCGAAACGATTGTTTTGCCCTGCCCCCCGGGGTGAACTGGACGCCGGTGGACGAAGCACTGGAACGGTTACGTTCACGCTTGCATCCGGTGGTGGGCCTGGAACCGGCAGTCCCGCTGTCGCAGCTGAATGGCCGGATACTGGCCAGCGATGTCCATGCGCCTCGGGCCCATCCCCCCAGCAGCAATTCTGCGGTTGATGGCTATGCGTTTGCGGGACCTTTAACCGAGGTACCCCGCACTATGCCCCTGGTTGATGGCCGCAGTGCCGCCGGTGAACCTTATATGGAGCAGGTTCCCGAGGGCCACGCGATCCGGATCCTGACCGGCGCGGTGATGCCGGCCGGCACGGACACGGTGGTACTTGAAGAGGATTGCGAGGTCATCGATGGCCAACTTCATCTGAATGGCACGTTGAAAGCGGGAGCCAATCGGCGTAAAGCCGGCGAGGACATCGAGGCCCGGGACCTGATCCTCACGGCCGGCACTCGACTGACCCCTACCCAGATCTCAGTGCTCGCCAGCGTGGGTATCGAATCGGTCGATGCCTATCAGCGGCTCCGTGTCGGCGTGCTGTCCACCGGTGACGAAGTCAAACCCGTCGGCTCCCCGGTTACCGACTGGCAGATCTATGATGCCAATCGCCCGATGCTGAGCGCGCTGGTGACCCAGCTGGGCTACGAGCTGGTGGACCTGGGCCATGCGCTGGACCGGGCCGAAGAGGTGAAAGCGGCACTGGAGCGCGGCGCTGAGCAATGCGATCTGATTCTGACCAGTGGCGGTGTTTCCGCCGGGGACGAGGATCATGTGTCGAAAACCCTGAAAGCCCATGGCGAAATCAGCAACTGGCGCATCGCGATCAAACCAGGGCGCCCGCTGGCGCTGGCCATGTTCAAAGGCACGCCCGTGGTGGGGTTGCCGGGCAATCCGGTTGCCGCCTGGGTCTGCGCGCTGCGATTTGGTGCGCCGGCGATGGCACTGCTGGCGGGAGCCGAGTGGTTCGAACCCCAGGGCTACCTCGTACCCGCCAACTTTTCCAAGAACAAGAAGCCAGGCCGCAGTGAGATGCTGCGCGCCCGGGTCCGTGATGGGCAGGTTGAGGTGTTCGGCTCCGAAGGCTCGGGGCGGGTCACCGGTCTGGCCTGGTCCGAAGGTCTGGTGGATCTGGACGAGAGTGCCCGACAGATTGAACCGGGAACCCCCGTGCTGTTTATTCCCTACGGCAGTTTCGGGCTGTAG
- the mobB gene encoding molybdopterin-guanine dinucleotide biosynthesis protein B, protein MNVIGIVGWKNSGKTTLASALIRELSSRGLTVNSIKHAHHMVDVDQPGTDSYKHREAGAREVILAGGQRFAIMHELRGAREPTLDELLRRLGPCDWVVVEGFKTHAHPKIEVHRQNSSRSPLYREDASIIAVAADYTPDFAGPVYDVNDVPGIADFILNREKP, encoded by the coding sequence GTGAACGTTATAGGCATCGTAGGCTGGAAAAATTCGGGCAAGACCACTCTGGCCAGTGCATTGATTCGTGAGTTATCCAGCAGAGGGTTAACCGTCAACTCGATCAAACACGCCCATCACATGGTGGATGTGGACCAACCCGGCACCGACAGCTACAAACACCGAGAGGCCGGTGCCCGGGAAGTCATCCTGGCGGGCGGTCAGCGCTTTGCCATCATGCACGAGCTTCGGGGAGCCAGGGAGCCGACGCTGGATGAACTGCTGAGACGGTTGGGCCCCTGCGACTGGGTGGTCGTTGAGGGATTCAAGACCCATGCACACCCCAAAATTGAAGTGCACCGACAAAATTCTTCCCGTTCACCCCTTTACCGGGAAGACGCCAGCATCATTGCCGTAGCGGCGGACTATACTCCGGATTTTGCGGGTCCGGTTTACGACGTAAACGATGTACCCGGAATCGCTGATTTCATCCTGAACCGTGAAAAACCATGA
- the mobA gene encoding molybdenum cofactor guanylyltransferase MobA, translating into MTECAVILAGGQANRMGGGDKGRLMLGDRSLIQRVIDRITPQVDAVVLNANGDLSRFEDLGLPVVADSVSGYAGPLAGVLAGMDWAAEQGHEWLISVAADTPSFPLDLVERFSEYDTPVVLAATPDPDRGRVPQPTFGRWKVALREELRAALNDGVRKIRQWTQAQGETLVIFAEDDFFNINTPEDLAWAEQHLK; encoded by the coding sequence ATGACTGAGTGCGCCGTCATTCTGGCCGGTGGCCAGGCCAACCGCATGGGCGGTGGCGATAAAGGGCGACTGATGTTGGGCGATCGTTCCCTGATCCAGCGCGTCATCGATCGAATCACGCCGCAGGTGGACGCCGTGGTATTGAATGCGAACGGCGACCTGAGCCGCTTCGAGGATCTGGGTTTGCCGGTGGTTGCCGACTCTGTCTCCGGCTATGCCGGGCCTCTGGCCGGTGTGCTGGCGGGCATGGACTGGGCGGCCGAACAGGGCCACGAATGGCTGATCAGTGTCGCGGCCGACACCCCGTCCTTCCCCCTGGACCTGGTCGAACGCTTCTCCGAATACGATACACCGGTGGTTTTGGCAGCGACACCGGATCCGGATCGTGGCCGGGTGCCTCAGCCCACCTTTGGCCGCTGGAAGGTCGCGTTGCGGGAGGAACTGAGAGCCGCTCTGAACGACGGGGTACGCAAGATCCGCCAGTGGACACAAGCCCAGGGTGAGACGCTGGTGATTTTTGCAGAAGACGACTTTTTTAACATCAACACGCCGGAAGATCTGGCCTGGGCGGAGCAGCATCTGAAGTGA
- a CDS encoding formate dehydrogenase accessory sulfurtransferase FdhD, with translation MTIDPILPDPKDPRLSRAVEGIDETGQGKSISVIEERPLTIYLNSQEIVTAMTIGDHPEYLALGFLLNQGMLKETDQVTGIDFDEELEVAVVRTAGVTDVEDKLEKKTRTSGCAVGTVFGDMMAGLEGLSLPDTPVHTSTFYDLSYQINHTPSLYMETGAIHGTALCQGRQILAYMEDVGRHNAVDKIAGWMHQNNISAADKVLYTTGRLTSEMVIKTSLMGIPTLISRSGFTAWGVDIARQVGLTLIGRMRGKKFTCLSGQHRLVFDQDLSQVPDEDKKMRRKGAEHD, from the coding sequence ATGACGATTGATCCCATACTTCCCGATCCCAAAGATCCCCGGCTCTCCCGCGCGGTGGAGGGAATTGATGAAACCGGTCAGGGTAAATCGATCAGCGTGATCGAAGAACGCCCCCTGACCATCTACCTGAACAGCCAGGAAATCGTGACGGCGATGACCATCGGCGATCATCCCGAGTACCTGGCGCTCGGCTTTCTCCTGAATCAGGGCATGCTGAAAGAGACCGATCAGGTCACCGGAATTGATTTCGACGAGGAACTGGAAGTCGCTGTGGTGCGCACGGCCGGTGTGACCGACGTCGAGGACAAGCTGGAGAAGAAAACCCGTACCTCCGGCTGCGCCGTCGGTACGGTGTTCGGTGACATGATGGCCGGCCTTGAAGGACTGTCCCTACCGGATACGCCGGTGCACACCAGCACCTTCTACGATCTGTCCTACCAGATCAACCATACGCCCAGCCTGTACATGGAAACCGGAGCCATTCATGGCACCGCCCTGTGCCAGGGCCGTCAGATCCTGGCCTATATGGAAGATGTCGGGCGCCACAACGCGGTCGACAAGATCGCAGGCTGGATGCACCAGAACAACATTTCTGCGGCCGACAAGGTGCTGTACACCACAGGCCGTTTGACCTCCGAAATGGTGATCAAGACCTCCCTGATGGGGATCCCGACCCTGATCAGCCGCTCCGGCTTCACCGCCTGGGGCGTTGATATTGCCCGCCAGGTCGGGTTGACGCTGATCGGGCGGATGCGGGGCAAGAAATTCACCTGCCTTAGTGGTCAGCATCGTCTGGTGTTCGATCAGGATCTGTCGCAGGTTCCCGATGAAGACAAGAAAATGCGTCGAAAAGGGGCAGAGCATGACTGA
- a CDS encoding substrate-binding domain-containing protein, with translation MNKTLNLVLAGVTSLGLAFSAYAEDYITLASTTSTENSGLFDSILPKFKEATGIEVRVVAVGTGQAFEIARRGDADSLLVHDTAGEERFVENGFATERADVMYNDFVLIGPEDDPANISEAQSASEAFAAIAEAEAPFASRGDDSGTNRAELRLWENAGVEPEGEWYRELGSGMGPTLNTAAAMDAYVMSDRATWVAFGNRQNLTLLFEGDEVLFNQYGSLLLSEEKHPHLKHDLAKQWHNWLISADGQQAIADFKVDGQQLFFPNAK, from the coding sequence ATGAATAAAACGTTAAACCTGGTACTCGCAGGCGTGACCAGCCTGGGTCTGGCGTTCAGCGCTTACGCCGAAGACTACATCACCCTGGCCTCGACAACCTCCACCGAGAATTCAGGGCTGTTCGACTCCATTTTACCGAAGTTTAAAGAAGCCACCGGCATCGAAGTGCGGGTGGTGGCCGTGGGAACCGGGCAGGCATTTGAAATCGCTCGCCGCGGCGACGCCGATAGCCTTCTGGTACACGACACCGCCGGCGAGGAGCGCTTCGTCGAAAACGGATTTGCCACCGAACGGGCCGATGTCATGTACAACGACTTCGTGCTTATCGGCCCTGAAGACGATCCCGCGAATATAAGTGAAGCGCAAAGTGCCTCCGAGGCATTCGCGGCCATTGCCGAAGCCGAGGCGCCGTTCGCTTCTCGGGGTGATGACAGCGGCACCAATCGCGCCGAATTGCGTCTTTGGGAAAATGCCGGCGTTGAACCGGAGGGCGAATGGTACCGGGAACTGGGCAGCGGTATGGGGCCAACCCTCAACACCGCCGCGGCGATGGATGCATACGTGATGTCGGATCGCGCCACCTGGGTGGCCTTCGGCAACCGTCAGAACCTGACGCTGCTGTTTGAAGGCGATGAAGTACTGTTCAACCAGTATGGCAGCCTGTTGCTCTCCGAAGAGAAGCATCCGCACCTCAAGCACGATCTGGCCAAGCAATGGCACAATTGGCTGATTTCCGCGGATGGCCAGCAGGCCATCGCCGACTTCAAGGTGGACGGACAACAGCTGTTTTTCCCGAACGCGAAATAG
- a CDS encoding ATP-binding cassette domain-containing protein encodes MTSFNAPLLVSSALLPPPALCFADVAFSHEEKVLLGPCSFTLDGTGPTLVMGPNGAGKSLLLRLAHGLLVPSQGRVSWSSAGNPRQAMVFQQPVLLRRSAVANLIHALAVNNVPRKARAKLAFDALERFGLAACSDTPARVLSGGQQQRLALARAWVLSPQVLFLDEPTSALDPAAIKAVEAAVREFHQRGTRIVMTTHDLHQARRLAGDVLFLSGGKVREHTPAETFFEAPVSREAKAFVAGELVD; translated from the coding sequence ATGACCTCGTTTAACGCTCCACTGCTCGTTTCGTCCGCTCTCCTGCCGCCACCGGCACTGTGCTTTGCGGACGTCGCCTTCAGCCACGAGGAGAAGGTGCTGCTGGGCCCTTGCTCCTTCACGCTGGATGGCACCGGCCCTACTCTGGTGATGGGGCCTAACGGCGCGGGTAAGAGTCTTCTGCTGCGACTGGCTCACGGTTTGCTCGTGCCCTCTCAAGGGCGGGTATCCTGGTCAAGCGCGGGAAACCCGCGCCAGGCGATGGTGTTTCAGCAGCCGGTGCTTCTGCGCCGCTCGGCCGTGGCCAACCTGATTCACGCGCTGGCCGTGAATAACGTCCCACGCAAGGCTCGTGCGAAGCTCGCGTTTGATGCGCTGGAACGTTTTGGCCTTGCCGCCTGCAGCGACACACCCGCACGGGTACTCTCCGGCGGCCAGCAACAGCGCCTGGCACTGGCACGCGCCTGGGTGCTTTCACCCCAGGTACTGTTTCTGGATGAGCCCACCTCCGCGCTCGATCCGGCGGCCATCAAGGCCGTTGAGGCCGCCGTGCGCGAGTTTCATCAACGCGGAACGCGCATCGTGATGACCACCCACGATCTGCATCAGGCCAGACGCCTGGCCGGAGATGTCCTGTTTCTCTCGGGAGGCAAAGTACGCGAACACACTCCCGCAGAAACCTTTTTTGAAGCGCCCGTCTCGCGAGAGGCGAAAGCGTTTGTTGCTGGCGAGCTGGTCGATTAG
- a CDS encoding ABC transporter permease codes for MENNAFYVALSLLLNLDASLFQIVALSLQVSLLAVLIAAVLGFPLGAAVALWRFPGRGGVIVVLNALMGLPPVVAGLMVYLLLSRAGPLGELGFLFTPGAMVIAQVVLVLPILAALSRQKVEEMLGEYREQFVSLGMSRARMMPTLLWDARFALLTVLLAGFGRASAEVGAVMMVGGNIDGVTRVMTTAIVLETGKGNLPLALGLGIVLLTLVMLINAGAYMLGELTRRRTG; via the coding sequence GTGGAAAATAATGCGTTCTATGTGGCGCTATCGCTACTGTTAAATCTCGACGCCTCGCTGTTTCAGATCGTGGCGCTGTCCCTCCAGGTTTCGCTTCTGGCGGTACTGATCGCGGCGGTGCTGGGCTTTCCCCTCGGAGCCGCGGTTGCGCTGTGGCGTTTTCCAGGGCGCGGAGGGGTGATTGTCGTACTCAATGCCCTGATGGGACTGCCTCCGGTGGTAGCCGGGCTCATGGTGTATTTACTGCTGTCGCGGGCCGGGCCACTGGGTGAGCTGGGTTTTCTGTTTACACCGGGGGCGATGGTCATTGCGCAGGTGGTGCTGGTGTTGCCGATTCTGGCCGCACTCTCGCGCCAGAAGGTAGAAGAGATGCTGGGTGAATATCGCGAGCAATTTGTTTCACTGGGCATGTCACGCGCACGCATGATGCCCACCCTGTTGTGGGACGCCCGTTTTGCGTTGTTGACCGTTCTACTGGCCGGATTTGGCCGCGCCAGCGCCGAAGTGGGCGCGGTGATGATGGTGGGCGGCAACATTGATGGGGTTACCCGGGTGATGACGACCGCCATCGTGCTGGAAACCGGCAAAGGCAACCTGCCCCTGGCGCTGGGGCTGGGCATTGTTCTGCTCACGCTGGTCATGCTGATTAACGCAGGCGCTTACATGCTGGGTGAACTGACCAGGAGGCGGACAGGATGA
- a CDS encoding helix-turn-helix transcriptional regulator, giving the protein MPLPVYLTTAEVAEYLRLKERKVYDLVSQGVIPCVRVTGKLLFPRQRIDLWLMNHLEGDDAVSSPIPPVLAGSQDPLLEWAVKESGAELALLCQGSGDGVQRLVDGRAMLAGMHIWHAESQRYNDPATLGLSGMRDLVLIRWAKRQQGLLVAVDNPHQLARLEDIARPGVRLAHRQPDAGVSHLLQSLLARHRIDATQLTWADHPSLSEDDLALAIRQGEADIGLGIEAAARRQGLAFIPLQQEHFDLAMRRRHYFEPAMQRLLAFAGTERFVQRADALGGYDISELGRVVYNA; this is encoded by the coding sequence ATGCCCCTTCCCGTTTACCTCACCACGGCCGAAGTTGCCGAGTATCTACGCCTGAAAGAGCGCAAAGTCTACGATCTGGTCAGCCAGGGCGTTATTCCCTGTGTGCGGGTGACAGGAAAACTTTTGTTTCCGCGGCAGCGAATTGATTTGTGGTTGATGAACCATCTGGAGGGTGATGACGCCGTCAGCTCTCCGATTCCGCCGGTGTTGGCAGGCAGTCAGGATCCCCTGCTGGAGTGGGCCGTGAAGGAAAGCGGCGCGGAGCTGGCATTGCTTTGTCAGGGAAGCGGCGACGGCGTACAGCGATTGGTTGACGGGCGCGCGATGCTGGCAGGCATGCATATCTGGCATGCTGAAAGCCAGCGTTACAATGACCCTGCCACGCTGGGACTGAGCGGGATGCGCGATCTGGTGCTGATCCGATGGGCAAAACGCCAACAAGGACTTCTTGTAGCTGTAGATAATCCTCACCAACTTGCGCGGCTTGAGGATATTGCTCGCCCCGGCGTACGTCTGGCGCATCGCCAGCCTGATGCTGGCGTCAGCCATTTGCTGCAGAGCCTGCTCGCCCGACACCGCATCGATGCCACGCAGCTTACGTGGGCCGATCACCCATCGCTCAGCGAGGACGATCTCGCTTTGGCCATTCGCCAGGGCGAAGCGGATATCGGTCTGGGAATCGAAGCGGCGGCGCGGCGTCAGGGGCTGGCTTTTATTCCTCTGCAGCAGGAGCATTTTGATCTGGCCATGCGCCGGCGTCACTACTTTGAGCCGGCCATGCAACGGCTGCTGGCGTTTGCCGGTACCGAGCGTTTCGTACAGCGCGCCGATGCCCTTGGTGGTTACGATATCAGTGAACTGGGACGGGTGGTGTACAACGCCTGA